One Odontesthes bonariensis isolate fOdoBon6 chromosome 17, fOdoBon6.hap1, whole genome shotgun sequence genomic window carries:
- the ap4s1 gene encoding AP-4 complex subunit sigma-1 isoform X1, whose amino-acid sequence MRVCLCVRVCVSVCACMRVCLCVRACLCVRACVRACVCVCVHACVSVCVCVCVCVRLRVCVCVCVCVCVCVCVCVCVCVCVSVRACASVCVCVCVCVRLCVCVCVCVSVRVCLCVCACLCVRVCVSVCVCLFVCVCVCLCVSVCACVCVCVCVSVRLCLCVRVCVSVCVCLCVCVCVCVSVRLRASVCVCLCVRVRLCVCVCVCVRVRLCVCASASACVCLCVRVRLCVCVCVRLRACTSVCVCASGCVCVCACASVCVCASACASVRVRLCVCASVRVRLCVCVCACVCASVCVRLCVCVCVCVRLCVCVCVCVCASACVCVCACVSVRVCLCVCVCACVSVRLCVCVRLRACASVRVCLCVCVRVRLCVCVRLRACVSVRVCVRVRLCVCVCVCASASVCVCVCASVRVCLCVRVCLCVCACACVRVCVCVCVCVCACVCVSLSLHRVNWTSCLTWTVFTSSWTR is encoded by the exons atgcgtgtgtgtctgtgtgtgcgtgtgtgtgtgtctgtgtgtgcgtgcatgcgtgtgtgtctgtgtgtgcgtgcgtgtctgtgtgtgcgtgcgtgcgtgcgtgcgtgcgtgtgtgtgtgcgtgcatgcgtgtgtgtctgtgtgtgtgtgtgtgtgtgtgtgcgtgcgtctgcgtgtgtgcgtctgtgtgtgtgtatgtgtctgtgtgtgtgtctgtgtgtgtgtgtgtgtctgtgtgtgtgtgtctgtgcgtgcgtgtgcgtctgtgtgtgtgtgtgtgtgtgtgtgtgtgcgtctgtgcgtgtgtgtctgtgtgtgtgtgtctgtgcgtgtgtgtctgtgtgtctgtgcgtgtctgtgtgtgcgtgtgtgtgtgtctgtgtgtgtgtgtctgttcgtgtgtgtctgtgtgtgtctgtgtgtgtctgtgtgtgcgtgtgtgtgtgtctgtgtgtgtgtgtctgtgcgtctgtgtctgtgtgtgcgtgtgtgtgtgtctgtgtgtgtgtgtctgtgcgtctgtgtctgtgtgtgtgtgtctgtgcgtctgcgtgcgtctgtgtgtgtgtgtctgtgcgtgcgtgtgcgtctgtgtgtgtgtgtgtgcgtctgcgtgcgtgtgcgtctgtgtgtgtgtgcgtctgcgtctgcgtgtgtgtgtctgtgcgtgcgtgtgcgtctgtgtgtgtgtgtgtgtgtgcgtctgcgtGCGTgtacgtctgtgtgtgtgtgtgcgtctgggTGCGTGTGCGTCTGTgcgtgtgcgtctgtgtgtgtgtgtgcgtctgcgtGCGCGTCTGTgcgtgtgcgtctgtgtgtgtgtgcgtctgtgcgtgtgcgtctgtgtgtgtgtgtctgtgcgtgtgtgtgtgcgtctgtgtgtgtgcgtctgtgcgtgtgcgtctgtgtgtgtgtgcgtctgtgtgtgtgtgtctgcgtgtgtgtgtgtgcgtctgcgtgcgtgtgcgtctgtgcgtgtgtgtctgtgcgtgtgtgtctgtgcgtgtgtgtctgtgcgtgtgtgtctgtgcgtctgtgtgtgtgtgtgcgtctgcgtgcgtgtgcgtctgtgcgtgtgtgtctgtgcgtctGCGTGCGTgtacgtctgtgtgtgtgtgtgcgtctgcgtgcgtgtgtgtctgtgcgtgtgtgcgtgcgtgtgcgtctgtgtgtgtgcgtgtgcgtctgTGCGtctgcgtctgtgtgtgtgtgtgtctgtgcgtctgtgcgtgtgtgtctgtgcgtgcgtgtgtgtctgtgcgtgtgtgcgtgtgcgtgtgtgcgtgtgtgtgtgtgcgtgtgcgtctgtgtgtgtgcgtgtgtgtgtgtctctctctctctccacagAGTGAACTGGAC ATCATGTTTAACCTGGACTGTGTTCACATCATCCTGGACGAGATGA
- the ap4s1 gene encoding AP-4 complex subunit sigma-1 isoform X2, protein MIRFVLMVNQQGQVRLSRYYHPVELSRRAALEAAAVRCCLSRSKDQCSFVEYKDFKLVYRQYAALYIVVGVSDSENELSIYELIHNFVEVLDKYFSRVSELDIMFNLDCVHIILDEMIQNGDIVETNKSRILAPLSAIDKMADG, encoded by the exons ATGATCAGGTTTGTGCTGATGGTGAACCAGCAGGGACAGGTCCGACTGTCGCGGTACTATCATCCCGTGGAGCTGAGCCGGAGGGCGGCGCTGGAGGCTGCCGCTGTCCGCTGCTGCCTGAGCCGCAGCAAAGACCAG TGTTCCTTTGTGGAGTACAAAGACTTCAAACTGGTGTACCGGCAGTATGCTGCTCTGTACATCGTGGTGGGGGTCTCAGACAGTGAG AACGAGCTGTCCATCTACGAGCTGATTCATAACTTTGTGGAGGTTTTGGATAAATACTTCAGCAGGGTG AGTGAACTGGAC ATCATGTTTAACCTGGACTGTGTTCACATCATCCTGGACGAGATGATCCAGAACGGCGACATCGTGGAAACCAACAAGAGCCGCATCCTCGCTCCGCTCAGCGCCATCGACAAGATGGCGGACGGATGA
- the LOC142366002 gene encoding uncharacterized protein LOC142366002 isoform X1, which translates to MLYFPINVVMLYFPYPSISLFFITQVHIVCIVLNVIALQIMTSKRLARQTYIKEWKRARREVLNVRALVRAQIDAADAADRAEKYAQRAGRTLSDQQPHGPLHNPDIQPVEMEEQPDELMGEPTGSVSSSEQDSSSDGSALDTEMWDTPTNDAYNKDNNPESSFRNMLQQWALKHHIPHSALDELLVGLKLNGHPELPSTARTLLSTPTDIRSTTVSGMECVHFGLKRTIKDQLRHYPDEVLKDLNRLTIFFSKTSGMTLGEGMAVLIKLMKEQKAIQFQIRRTMEEHMGRVTRRMEAIERRIDGLEAAVLSSRPQHQAPQQEEVLLSQCKTVEELDRSLAQPETKNQMKRFLGSLGGANPGAAVRRMLRQVATNQVLGEYSLRGRRAKKAFQGLALYKVVTEACMQKYPLTTVADIEECISHALKLAPHRRPAPQDGTD; encoded by the exons ATGTTGTATTTCCCTATTAATGTTGTGATGTTGTATTTTCCCTATCCCTCAATTTCCCTATTTTTCATTACACAGGTACACATTGTTTGCATTGTATTGAATGTTATTGCATTGCAGATAATGACTTCAAAGAGGCTGGCCAGACAGACTTACATAAAGGAATGGAAGAGGGCACGGCGAGAGGTGTTGAATGTGCGAGCACTGGTGCGTGCCCAGATAGATGCAGCAGATGCCGCAGACAGGGCTGAGAAGTATGCACAACGTGCAGGACGCACTTTATCAGATCAACAACCTCATGGACCTCTACACAACCCAGATATACAACCAGTGGAGATGGAAGAACAACCAGACGAGCTCATGGGAGAGCCAACAGGTTCAGTTAGCAGTTCGGAGCAGGACAGCAGCAGTGATGGATCTGCATTGGACACTGAAATGTGGGACACACCCACCAACGACGCCTACAACAAGGACAACAACCCAGAGAGCTCATTTAGGAACATGTTACAACAATGGGCCTTGAAACACCACATCCCACACTCTGCACTTGATGAACTTCTTGTCGGATTAAAACTCAATGGTCACCCAGAGCTACCCTCAACAGCCAGAACCTTGTTATCAACCCCAACAGATATCAGGTCAACAACAGTGTCAGGGATGGAGTGTGTCCACTTTGGATTGAAGAGAACCATCAAAGATCAACTCAGACACTACCCTGATGAGGTTCTGAAAGACCTAAACAGGCTaacaattttcttttcaaaaacttCAGGAATGACCCTTGGCGAAGGCATGGCTGTCCTAATAAAGC TTATGAAGGAACAGAAGGCCATACAATTTCAAATAAGAAGAA CAATGGAAGAGCACATGGGGCGTGTGACACGAAGGATGGAGGCGATCGAGAGGAGGATTGACGGTTTGGAGGCTGCTGTTCTCTCCAGCCGACCTCAGCATCAGGCTCCTCAGCAGGAAGAGGTCCTGCTGAGTCAATGTAAAACAGTGGAGGAGCTAGACAGGAGTCTGGCCCAACCAGAGACAAAGAACCAAATG aaACGTTTCCTGGGAAGCCTGGGTGGGGCGAATCCGGGGGCCGCCGTTCGGCGCATGTTACGCCAGGTGGCTACAAACCAGGTCCTGGGGGAGTACAGCCTGAGGGGGAGGAGGGCAAAAAAGGCCTTCCAGGGCCTGGCCCTGTACAAAGTTGTTACCG AGGCCTGCATGCAGAAATACCCGCTAACAACGGTTGCTGACATAGAAGAGTGCATTAGCCATGCACTGAAACTTGCACCGCACAGAAG GCCAGCTCCTCAAGACGGAACAGACTGA
- the LOC142366002 gene encoding uncharacterized protein LOC142366002 isoform X2: MTSKRLARQTYIKEWKRARREVLNVRALVRAQIDAADAADRAEKYAQRAGRTLSDQQPHGPLHNPDIQPVEMEEQPDELMGEPTGSVSSSEQDSSSDGSALDTEMWDTPTNDAYNKDNNPESSFRNMLQQWALKHHIPHSALDELLVGLKLNGHPELPSTARTLLSTPTDIRSTTVSGMECVHFGLKRTIKDQLRHYPDEVLKDLNRLTIFFSKTSGMTLGEGMAVLIKLMKEQKAIQFQIRRTMEEHMGRVTRRMEAIERRIDGLEAAVLSSRPQHQAPQQEEVLLSQCKTVEELDRSLAQPETKNQMKRFLGSLGGANPGAAVRRMLRQVATNQVLGEYSLRGRRAKKAFQGLALYKVVTEACMQKYPLTTVADIEECISHALKLAPHRRPAPQDGTD; the protein is encoded by the exons ATGACTTCAAAGAGGCTGGCCAGACAGACTTACATAAAGGAATGGAAGAGGGCACGGCGAGAGGTGTTGAATGTGCGAGCACTGGTGCGTGCCCAGATAGATGCAGCAGATGCCGCAGACAGGGCTGAGAAGTATGCACAACGTGCAGGACGCACTTTATCAGATCAACAACCTCATGGACCTCTACACAACCCAGATATACAACCAGTGGAGATGGAAGAACAACCAGACGAGCTCATGGGAGAGCCAACAGGTTCAGTTAGCAGTTCGGAGCAGGACAGCAGCAGTGATGGATCTGCATTGGACACTGAAATGTGGGACACACCCACCAACGACGCCTACAACAAGGACAACAACCCAGAGAGCTCATTTAGGAACATGTTACAACAATGGGCCTTGAAACACCACATCCCACACTCTGCACTTGATGAACTTCTTGTCGGATTAAAACTCAATGGTCACCCAGAGCTACCCTCAACAGCCAGAACCTTGTTATCAACCCCAACAGATATCAGGTCAACAACAGTGTCAGGGATGGAGTGTGTCCACTTTGGATTGAAGAGAACCATCAAAGATCAACTCAGACACTACCCTGATGAGGTTCTGAAAGACCTAAACAGGCTaacaattttcttttcaaaaacttCAGGAATGACCCTTGGCGAAGGCATGGCTGTCCTAATAAAGC TTATGAAGGAACAGAAGGCCATACAATTTCAAATAAGAAGAA CAATGGAAGAGCACATGGGGCGTGTGACACGAAGGATGGAGGCGATCGAGAGGAGGATTGACGGTTTGGAGGCTGCTGTTCTCTCCAGCCGACCTCAGCATCAGGCTCCTCAGCAGGAAGAGGTCCTGCTGAGTCAATGTAAAACAGTGGAGGAGCTAGACAGGAGTCTGGCCCAACCAGAGACAAAGAACCAAATG aaACGTTTCCTGGGAAGCCTGGGTGGGGCGAATCCGGGGGCCGCCGTTCGGCGCATGTTACGCCAGGTGGCTACAAACCAGGTCCTGGGGGAGTACAGCCTGAGGGGGAGGAGGGCAAAAAAGGCCTTCCAGGGCCTGGCCCTGTACAAAGTTGTTACCG AGGCCTGCATGCAGAAATACCCGCTAACAACGGTTGCTGACATAGAAGAGTGCATTAGCCATGCACTGAAACTTGCACCGCACAGAAG GCCAGCTCCTCAAGACGGAACAGACTGA